One genomic region from Leifsonia poae encodes:
- a CDS encoding amino acid permease yields the protein MADVDTATSSPTGAPQEPHEHKLQADGVSAAGSIVMAVAGSAPAYSIAATTATLVAAAGLASPAALLWCGLPMLGIAWAFMYLGRADVNAGAAYSWVGRALHPILGFFSGWALVVSATIFMVAGALPAGAMTVALFSPENSGNVGLVTAIGAVWFLVMAACVLFGVRITARAQWIMSLVEVAILFVFAIVAIIRASTSAHAGPSFSWDWLSFAHFTGPGLSWRPRSSRPSTTGAGMWPRTSTRRPKTATRAPGWAASSA from the coding sequence ATGGCTGACGTCGACACCGCGACCTCGAGCCCCACCGGGGCACCGCAAGAACCGCACGAACACAAGCTTCAGGCCGATGGCGTGAGCGCCGCGGGCTCCATCGTGATGGCGGTCGCCGGCAGCGCTCCGGCCTACTCGATCGCCGCGACCACGGCCACCCTCGTCGCCGCTGCCGGACTCGCCAGCCCGGCTGCGCTGCTCTGGTGCGGGCTCCCTATGCTCGGCATCGCCTGGGCCTTCATGTACCTCGGCCGAGCGGATGTGAACGCCGGCGCCGCATACTCCTGGGTCGGTCGGGCGCTGCACCCCATCCTCGGGTTCTTCTCCGGCTGGGCGCTCGTCGTCTCGGCCACGATCTTCATGGTCGCCGGCGCACTTCCCGCCGGCGCGATGACGGTGGCGCTGTTCAGCCCCGAGAACTCCGGCAATGTGGGATTGGTCACCGCGATCGGCGCGGTGTGGTTCCTCGTCATGGCGGCCTGCGTACTATTCGGCGTGCGGATCACCGCCCGGGCACAGTGGATCATGTCGCTCGTGGAGGTGGCCATCCTCTTCGTGTTCGCCATCGTCGCCATCATCAGGGCCTCGACGAGCGCGCACGCCGGCCCGTCGTTCTCGTGGGACTGGCTGTCGTTCGCGCACTTCACCGGCCCCGGGCTTTCGTGGCGGCCGCGCTCGTCGCGGCCTTCTACTACTGGGGCTGGGATGTGGCCTCGAACCTCAACGAGGAGACCAAAGACGGCCACAAGAGCGCCGGGATGGGCGGCATCATCGGCGTGA
- a CDS encoding TMEM175 family protein — protein sequence MAEIRTERGLDRLVNFSDATVAIAITILILPLVDVSSKITDMTLWEFLRTNSGEVIGFVISFWVIGRFWMVHHRVFEWVDSYSTGLLWANLLWMAGIVTVPFAANLLANAQNGRGDVYGFYIGSMVVTSGAMVLIEYLLMRNPALLTERGRGQVDLVRACCAPLLLLVATVLASLYPNVGMFWVLLMLLSTPLYLLLNRVFGRRGSQSGS from the coding sequence ATGGCCGAGATCCGAACAGAGCGCGGGCTGGACAGACTCGTCAACTTCTCGGATGCGACCGTCGCCATCGCGATCACCATCCTGATCCTGCCCCTCGTCGACGTCTCGTCCAAGATCACGGACATGACGCTGTGGGAATTCCTCCGCACGAACAGCGGCGAGGTGATCGGCTTCGTCATCTCGTTCTGGGTGATCGGCCGGTTCTGGATGGTGCACCATCGCGTGTTCGAGTGGGTAGACAGCTACTCGACCGGGCTGCTCTGGGCGAACCTGCTCTGGATGGCCGGCATCGTCACCGTACCGTTCGCCGCGAATCTGCTCGCGAATGCTCAGAACGGGCGAGGGGATGTGTACGGCTTCTACATCGGGAGCATGGTCGTCACCAGCGGCGCGATGGTGCTCATCGAGTACCTCCTGATGCGCAACCCGGCCCTCCTCACCGAGCGGGGGCGGGGGCAGGTCGATCTGGTGCGGGCCTGCTGCGCGCCGCTGCTGCTGCTGGTCGCCACCGTGCTGGCGTCGCTCTACCCGAACGTCGGCATGTTCTGGGTGCTGCTGATGCTGCTCTCCACGCCGCTCTACCTGCTGCTCAACCGGGTGTTCGGTCGCCGGGGTTCACAGAGCGGGTCGTGA
- a CDS encoding carbon storage regulator: MLVLTRKPGERILIGDDIVVTILDARGDGIRIGIDAPRGVRIQRDEVIRAVTEANQEASTSAATTDDAESLIKKSLGL, translated from the coding sequence ATGCTGGTATTGACGAGGAAGCCCGGTGAGCGCATCCTCATCGGCGACGATATCGTCGTGACGATCCTGGATGCCCGCGGCGACGGCATCCGCATCGGCATCGATGCGCCGCGCGGCGTCCGCATCCAGCGCGACGAGGTGATCCGGGCGGTCACGGAGGCCAACCAGGAGGCCAGCACATCGGCCGCCACCACCGACGACGCCGAATCCCTCATCAAGAAGTCTCTCGGCCTGTAG